The genomic window TTTGGCTATTATGAGTCGCCATAATAACTGTTGTTCCCTGTGTGTTAATTTGTTCTAAAATAGCCATAATTTCCATTGATGTATCCGGATCTAAGTTTCCAGTTGGTTCATCAGCAATCAATACACGAGGCATATTAGCAATTGCTCTAGCGATTGCTATCCGCTGTTGTTCTCCGCCAGATAGTTCGTTTGGAAACATTCTTATTTTATGTTTTAAACTAACTAAGTCCAATACTTCTAAAACACGTTTTTTAATTACTTTAGGGTTTTTTTCTACTACTTCCATTGCATAAGCAATGTTTTCATATACGGTCATTCTTGGTAATAATTTAAAATCTTGAAAAACTACACCAACATGCCGTCTTAAATATGGAATGTCTTTATCTTTCATATTTACTAAATCAAATTCTCCAACTTTAATTGTACCTTTTGTTGCTATTTCTTCTCGGTAAATCATTTTAATGAACGTCGATTTACCAGCTCCACTTGGGCCAACGACATAAACAAAATCACCTTGTTCAATACGAACGTTTAATCCGT from Carnobacterium iners includes these protein-coding regions:
- the ftsE gene encoding cell division ATP-binding protein FtsE produces the protein MIEMLNVYKKYPNGITAVNGLNVRIEQGDFVYVVGPSGAGKSTFIKMIYREEIATKGTIKVGEFDLVNMKDKDIPYLRRHVGVVFQDFKLLPRMTVYENIAYAMEVVEKNPKVIKKRVLEVLDLVSLKHKIRMFPNELSGGEQQRIAIARAIANMPRVLIADEPTGNLDPDTSMEIMAILEQINTQGTTVIMATHNSQIVNVVKHRVLAVENGRIVRDQLEGEYGYEG